One window from the genome of Saccharomyces mikatae IFO 1815 strain IFO1815 genome assembly, chromosome: 6 encodes:
- the OKP1 gene encoding Okp1p (similar to Saccharomyces cerevisiae OKP1 (YGR179C); ancestral locus Anc_5.181) — MVANRKDFLQNIENDSINNDEAMDSSPNENASESDSSILMNVNDIKTLRLDVAPEAKNTGLKKTLFYENSDDAEEEEEEKEDRRSGIAGQPHYKESKQLRFEVNKENLSKVQRDLSDENVTNEENSVRPWEFGKVIQTEYRERLPRNYELKHWKKPSKIMLGSIFRLLETNTVSALDSIFEKYENELNQMTHGDSNELRRIYSKKERLLEIILTKINKKLRQAKFPSRISERDLDIEYIYSKRQFIQNRYSQELQNCERLEVNLSRERKLLEETKKLCRNLKTNNRKRLTEKLIQRDLHPALNKAMEYTYGLESTNGSARTGGQVIFTNDNNELNLLLNDPIKSTTDVGLDKKEVLSLLPSLLEYTNKSRELKGTMDQVVSNAYEQEIKEAIVPRHSDHQDETDEDIRE, encoded by the coding sequence ATGGTAGCTAATagaaaagattttcttcaaaacattGAGAACGATTCCATCAACAATGACGAAGCTATGGATTCGTCTCCCAACGAAAATGCGTCCGAAAGCGATAGCAGCATTCTTATGAACGTAAATGATATCAAAACTTTACGCTTGGATGTAGCACCAGAAGCCAAAAACACTGGATTGAAGAAGACACTATTTTATGAAAACTCTGATGATgctgaagaggaagaggaagaaaaagaagatcgCAGGAGCGGAATAGCTGGACAACCCCACTATAAAGAATCTAAACAACTCCGATTTGAGGTAAACAAGGAGAACTTAAGTAAAGTGCAACGAGATTTATCGGATGAAAACGTAAcgaatgaagaaaatagcGTACGACCTTGGGAATTCGGAAAGGTTATACAAACTGAGTATAGAGAAAGATTGCCGCGCAATTATGAGTTGAAGCATTGGAAGAAGCCTTCTAAAATAATGTTGGGCTCTATATTTCGTTTACTAGAGACTAACACTGTAAGTGCTCTTGACTCTATCTTTGAGAAGTACGAAAATGAGCTTAATCAAATGACACATGGCGATAGTAATGAGCTGAGAAGGATATACTCTAAAAAGGAGCGCTTGCTTGAAATAATCTTgacaaaaataaacaagaaGCTAAGACAGGCAAAATTTCCGTCGAGGATATCCGAAAGAGACCTGGATATTGAGTATATCTATTCCAAGAGGCAATTTATTCAGAACCGCTACTCTCAAGAACTGCAAAATTGTGAGAGATTGGAAGTAAATCTTTCACGTGAGCGAAAACTTTTggaagaaacaaagaaattgtGCAGGAAtctaaaaacaaacaacaGGAAGCGACTTACCGAGAAGTTGATACAAAGAGATCTTCATCCGGCACTCAATAAAGCTATGGAATACACATATGGCTTAGAATCGACCAATGGATCTGCTCGCACAGGGGGCCAAGTCATCTTTACAAATGATAACAACGAATTGAATTTGCTGTTGAACGATCCCATAAAAAGTACGACCGATGTTGGGCTTGATAAGAAAGAAGTTCTATCGTTACTACCTTCTTTACTAGAATATACGAACAAGTCACGAGAACTTAAAGGAACCATGGATCAAGTGGTTTCAAACGCATATGAACaggaaataaaagaagCGATAGTACCTCGCCATTCAGATCATCAGGACGAGACCGACGAAGATATACGGGAATGA
- the RNR4 gene encoding ribonucleotide-diphosphate reductase subunit RNR4 (similar to Saccharomyces cerevisiae RNR4 (YGR180C) and RNR2 (YJL026W); ancestral locus Anc_5.179) codes for MEAHNQFLKTFQQERHDMKEAEKDEILLMENSRRFVMFPIKYHEIWAAYKKVEASFWTAEEIELAKDTEDFQKLTEDQKTYIGNLLALSISSDNLVNKYLIENFSAQLQNPEGKSFYGFQIMMENIYSEVYSMMVDAFFKDPKNIPLFKEVATLPEVKHKASFIERWISNDDSLYGERLVAFAAKEGIFQAGNYASMFWLTDKNIMPGLAMANRNICRDRGAYTDFSCLLFAHLRTKPNVKITERIITEAVEIEKEYYSNSLPVEKFGMDLKNIHAYIEFVADGLLQGFGNEKYYNAANPFEFMDDVATAGKTTFFEKKVSDYQKASDMSKSATPSKEINFDDDF; via the coding sequence ATGGAAGCACACAACCAATTCTTGAAGACATTCCAACAGGAACGTCATGATATGAAAGAAGCTGAAAAGGATGAAATCCTTTTGATGGAAAACAGCCGTAGATTTGTTATGTTCCCTATCAAATACCACGAAATTTGGGCTGCTTACAAGAAGGTCGAGGCCTCTTTCTGGACTGCGGAAGAAATCGAATTGGCTAAGGATACCGAAGACTTCCAAAAATTGACTGAAGACCAGAAGACGTATATCGGTAACTTGTTGGCTTTATCCATTTCTTCTGACAACCTTGTCAACAAGTACTTGATTGAAAACTTCTCTGCCCAGTTGCAGAACCCTGAAGGTAAGAGTTTCTACGGGTTCCAAATCATGATGGAGAACATCTATTCTGAAGTTTACTCCATGATGGTTGATGCCTTTTTCAAGGACCCTAAGAACATCCCTCTATTCAAGGAAGTTGCCACTTTGCCTGAAGTCAAGCATAAGGCTTCCTTCATTGAAAGATGGATTTCCAACGATGACAGCTTGTACGGCGAAAGACTAGTAGCATTTGCTGCCAAGGAAGGTATTTTCCAAGCCGGTAACTACGCTTCCATGTTCTGGTTGACCGACAAGAATATCATGCCAGGTTTGGCCATGGCAAACAGAAATATCTGTAGAGACAGAGGTGCTTACACCGACTTTTCATGTTTGTTGTTTGCTCATTTGAGAACTAAACCAAATGTGAAGATCACTGAAAGAATCATCACTGAAGCTGtggaaattgaaaaggaatacTACTCGAACTCTTTGccagtagaaaaattcgGTATGGATTTGAAGAACATTCACGCTTACATAGAATTTGTTGCTGATGGCCTGCTACAAGGTTTTGGTAACGAAAAGTACTACAATGCTGCCAACCCATTTGAATTCATGGATGATGTTGCTACCGCTGGTAAGACcactttctttgaaaagaaggttTCCGACTATCAAAAGGCCAGTGACATGTCCAAGTCTGCTACACCATCCAAGGAGATCAACTTCGACGATGACTTTTAA
- the TIM13 gene encoding protein translocase subunit TIM13 (similar to Saccharomyces cerevisiae TIM13 (YGR181W); ancestral locus Anc_5.188), translating into MGLSSIFGGGAPSQQKETATSAQTTTNPVANELKNQIAQELAVANATELVNKISENCFEKCLTSPYTSRNDACIDQCLAKYMRSWNVISKAYISRIQNASATGEI; encoded by the coding sequence ATGGGTCTATCATCTATCTTTGGGGGCGGTGCACCATCTCAACAAAAGGAGACTGCCACTAGTGCTCAGACTACGACAAACCCAGTAGcaaatgaattgaaaaatcagaTTGCCCAAGAGTTGGCCGTGGCTAATGCGACTGAACTGGTGAACAAGATTTCTGAGAactgttttgaaaaatgctTGACTTCTCCATACACTTCAAGAAATGACGCATGTATTGATCAGTGCTTGGCCAAATATATGAGAAGTTGGAATGTCATATCAAAGGCTTACATATCTAGAATCCAAAACGCCTCTGCCACTGGCGAGATTTAA
- the UBR1 gene encoding E3 ubiquitin-protein ligase UBR1 (similar to Saccharomyces cerevisiae UBR1 (YGR184C); ancestral locus Anc_5.190) has protein sequence MSATDDGLASLQAHIRRTLRSIHNLPYFRFTRGPTERSDMSKTLKEFIYRYLYFIISNNGENLSTLFNAHPKQKLINPELAVFPDSLEDALDIDKITSQRTIPFYKIDESKVGDVHKHTGRNCGRKFKIGEPLYRCHECGCDDTCVLCIHCFNPKDHVNHHVCTDICSEFTSGICDCGDDEAWNSPLHCKADEQENAISEDHATDKSIKQEDVWNNTVSIELLELVLAEVFDYFIDVFNQNIEPLPTIQKDITIKLREMTQQGKMYERAQFLNDLKYENDYMFDGTTTAKTSPSNSPEASPSLAKIDPENYTVIIYNDEYHNYSQATTALRQGVPDNVHIDLLTSRIDGEGRAMLKCSQDLSSVLGGFFAVQTNGLSATLTSWSEYLHQEACKYIILWITHCLNIPNSSFQTTFRDMMGKTLCSEYLNAIECRDMTPVVEKYFSNKFDKNDPYRYIDLSILADGNQIPLGHHKILPESSTHSLSALINDVENPTSRTYSNTRLQHILYFDNRYWKRLRKDIQNVIIPTLASSTLYKPIFCQQVVEIFNHITRSVAYMDREPQLTAIRECVVQLFTCPTNAKNIFENQDFLDIVWSIIDIFEEFCKVEGGVLIWQKVQKSNLTKSYSISFKQGLYTVETLLSKVHDPNIPLRPKEMISLLTLCKLFNGAWKIKRKEGEHVLHEDQNFISYLEYTTSIYSIIQTAEKVSEKSKDSIDSNLFLNAIRIISSFLGNRSLTYKLIYDSHEIIKFSVSHERVAFMNPLQTMLSFLIEKVPLKDAYEALEGCSDFLKISDFSLRSVVLCSQIDVGFWVRNGMSVLHQASYYKNNPELGSYSRDIHLNQLAILWERDDIPRIIYNILDRWELLDWFTGEADYQHTVYEDKIPFIIQQFIAFIYQILTERQYFKTFSSLKDRRMDQIKNSIIYNLYMKPLSYSKLLRSVPDYLTEDTTEFDEALEEVSVFVEPKGLSDNGVFKLKASLYSKVDPLKLLNLENEFESSATIIKTHLAKNKEDISEVVLIPQVSIKQLDKDALNLGGFTRNTVFAKMVYKLLQVCLDKEDSTFLNELLHLVHGIFKDDELINGKDSIPEAYLSKPICNLLLSIANAKSDVFSESIVRKADYLLEKMIMKKPDELFESLVASFGSQYVDDYKDKKLRQGVNLQETEKERKRRLAKKHQAKLLAKFNNQQAKFMKEHEAEFDEQDNDVDMVGDKVYESEDFTCALCQDSNSTDFFVIPAYHDHTPIFRPGNIFDPNEFIPIWDGFYNDDVKQTFIDDDVLETLKENGNCGSRKVFVSCNHHIHHNCFKRYVQKKRFSSNAFICPLCQTFSNCTLPLCQTSKANTGLSLNMFLESELSLDVLSRLFKPFAEEDYRTINSIFSLMISQCQGFDKAVRKQANFSHKDVSLILSVHWANTVSMLEIASRLEKPHSISFFRNREQKYKTLKNILVCIMLFTFVIGKPSMNFEPYPQGSDTVSNQNQLFQYIVRNALFSPVSFRETVTNALAIFCKQFLNDFFQGLSDAEKVTKLYLDATTIGDVLKANEPMVFVLRSINDVRLDGLDSKNILYDLAYSFLLRSLLPTIRRCLVFVKVLHELLKDSENESMIINGFEVEENLECEDTPEFVDKALKMITEKESLVDLLTTQHSAEPLHPYLKKIPYEYCGIIKLIDLSKYLNTYVTQSKEIKLREERSQHMKNADNRLDFKICLTCGVKVHLRADRHEMSKHLNKNCFKSFGAFLMPNSSEVCLHLTQPPSNIFISAPYLNSHGEVGRNAMRRGDLTTLNLKRYEHLNRLWINNEIPGYISRVMGDEFRVTILSNGFLFAFNREPRPRRVPPTDEDDEDMEEGEEGFFTEENDDMDVDDEAGQAANLFGVGADGIADGGVRNFFQFFENFRNTLQPQGNGDDDVPQNPPPILQFLGPQFDGATIIRNTNPRNLDEDDSDDNEDSDEREIW, from the coding sequence ATGTCGGCTACTGATGATGGTTTAGCATCTTTACAAGCTCATATCAGGAGAACACTAAGATCTATTCATAATCTCCCCTATTTTAGGTTTACGAGAGGTCCTACTGAAAGGTCTGACATGAGTAAAACACTAAAGGAGTTCATTTACAGGTATTTGTACTTCATAATTTCCAATAATGGAGAGAACTTATCAACTTTATTTAATGCTCATCCGAAACAGAAATTAATTAATCCAGAGCTTGCTGTTTTTCCTGATAGTTTGGAGGATGCTTTGGACATTGATAAGATAACATCTCAAAGGACTATCCCCTTTTACAAGATAGACGAATCCAAAGTAGGAGATGTCCATAAACATACCGGTAGGAACTgtggaagaaaattcaagataGGGGAACCCCTGTATAGATGTCATGAATGTGGTTGTGATGATACTTGCGTACTTTGCATCCATTGTTTCAACCCAAAAGACCATGTAAATCATCATGTTTGTACTGATATTTGTAGCGAATTTACTAGTGGGATTTGTGATTGTGGCGATGATGAAGCTTGGAACTCTCCCCTTCATTGCAAAGCCgatgaacaagaaaatgctaTATCGGAAGATCACGCTACTGATAAGAGtataaaacaagaagatgTATGGAATAATACAGTGAGTATAGAGTTGCTAGAACTGGTTCTTGCAGAGGTATTTGACTATTTTATCGATGTCTTTAATCAGAATATAGAACCTCTACCCACCATACAAAAGGATATCACCATCAAATTGAGAGAGATGACACAACAAGGAAAGATGTATGAAAGGGCTCAGTTTCTaaatgatttgaaatatgaaaatgatTATATGTTCGATGGGACAACAACTGCAAAGACAAGCCCCTCAAATAGTCCTGAAGCATCTCCATCGCTAGCCAAAATTGATCCTGAAAATTATACTGTAATAATATACAACGACGAATATCATAACTACTCTCAGGCCACCACGGCTTTGAGGCAAGGGGTTCCAGATAATGTACATATTGATCTATTAACTTCCAGAATCGACGGAGAAGGTCGAGCAATGTTGAAATGTTCACAAGATTTATCATCTGTTCTAGGTGGATTCTTTGCTGTCCAAACGAACGGTTTAAGTGCCACGTTAACGTCATGGTCAGAGTACCTTCATCAGGAAGCATGTAAGTATATTATACTATGGATTACTCATTGTCTAAACATACCAAATTCTTCCTTCCAAACTACTTTCAGGGACATGATGGGCAAAACATTGTGTTCAGAATACCTCAATGCTATAGAATGTCGTGATATGACACCAGTGGTAGAGAAGTATTTTAGTAACAAGTTTGACAAGAACGATCCCTACAGGTATATCGATTTATCCATTCTTGCAGATGGAAATCAAATTCCTCTGGGTCATCATAAGATTCTGCCAGAATCAAGCACTCATTCACTTTCTGCATTGATAAATGATGTAGAAAATCCAACGTCAAGAACGTACTCCAATACAAGACTACAGcatattttatattttgacAACAGATATTGGAAAAGGCTAAGAAAAGATATCCAAAACGTAATTATACCTACGTTAGCCTCATCAACTTTATACAAACCCATTTTCTGTCAACAAGTAGTGGAGATATTCAACCACATCACCAGATCTGTGGCATACATGGATAGAGAACCCCAGTTAACGGCCATAAGAGAGTGTGTCGTACAATTATTCACATGTCCTACTAATGCcaagaatattttcgaGAATCAAGATTTTCTAGATATTGTGTGGTCAATCATAGacatttttgaagagtTTTGTAAAGTGGAGGGCGGTGTATTGATCTGGCAAAAGGTTCAAAAAAGCAATTTAACAAAGAGCTATAGTATATCATTCAAGCAAGGATTGTACACAGTCGAAACCTTGTTGAGTAAGGTACATGATCCTAATATCCCATTAAGGCCGAAGGAAATGATATCTTTATTGACCCTCTGTAAGCTCTTTAATGGAGCATGGAAGATCAAGCGTAAAGAGGGAGAACATGTTCTCCATGAAgatcaaaatttcatctCCTATTTAGAATACACCACTTCAATATACAGTATTATCCAAACAGCAGAAAAAGTTAGTGAAAAATCGAAAGATTCTATTGATTCAAATTTATTTCTCAATGCTATAAGAATCATTAGTTCATTTTTAGGTAATAGATCACTTACCTATAAACTAATATACGACTCTCATGAAATTATTAAGTTTAGCGTAAGTCATGAACGGGTTGCATTTATGAATCCCCTACAAACGATGCTTTCATTTCTTATCGAAAAAGTTCCTTTAAAGGATGCATACGAAGCTCTGGAAGGATGttcagattttttgaaaatatccGATTTCTCTTTGAGATCAGTTGTGCTGTGTTCTCAAATTGACGTCGGATTTTGGGTAAGAAATGGTATGTCTGTATTACACCAAGCATCATATTATAAAAACAATCCTGAACTAGGCTCTTATTCCAGGGATATACATTTGAACCAATTAGCTATTCTCTGGGAGCGTGATGATATTCCGAGGATAATATACAATATACTTGATAGATGGGAACTGCTAGATTGGTTTACAGGTGAAGCTGACTATCAACACACTGTATATGAGGACAAAATTCCATTTATCATTCAACAATTCATTGCCtttatttatcaaattttgacCGAGAGACAGTATTTCAAgactttttcttcattaaagGATAGGAGAATGGatcaaattaaaaattcaatTATTTATAACCTTTACATGAAACCTCTTTCGTACTCAAAACTACTAAGATCTGTTCCTGACTACCTAACCGAAGACACTActgaatttgatgaagcaCTCGAAGAAGTATCTGTATTTGTTGAACCTAAGGGGTTGTCAGACAACGGtgttttcaaattaaaGGCAAGCCTGTATTCAAAGGTTGATCCATTAAAGTTGTTGAATTTGGAGAATGAGTTTGAAAGTAGCGCAACGATTATTAAAACACATTTGGCAAAAAACAAGGAGGATATATCGGAAGTTGTGTTGATACCTCAAGTTTCAATAAAACAGTTGGACAAAGACGCTCTCAATTTGGGTGGCTTCACAAGGAATACAGTCTTTGCCAAAATGGTCTATAAATTACTTCAGGTATGCCTAGATAAGGAAGATAGCACTTTTCTCAATGAGTTGCTACATCTAGTTCATGGTATATTCAAGGATGATGAACTGATTAATGGCAAAGATTCTATACCTGAAGCATATTTGTCAAAACCGATATGTAACTTGCTATTGAGCATAGCCAACGCTAAGTCCGACGTTTTTTCAGAAAGCATTGTTCGCAAAGCTGACTATTTGTTGGagaagatgataatgaaaaaaccAGATGAACTTTTCGAATCATTAGTCGCTAGTTTTGGTAGCCAGTATGTTGATGATTATAAGGATAAGAAGCTACGCCAAGGAGTTAACTTACAAGAGACGGAAAAGGAACGTAAAAGAAGATTGGCTAAAAAACATCAAGCGAAGCTTCTGGCCAAGTTTAATAATCAACAAGCTAAGTTCATGAAGGAGCATGAAGCTGAATTTGATGAGCAGGATAATGATGTTGATATGGTCGGTGACAAAGTATATGAGTCCGAGGATTTTACCTGTGCACTTTGTCAAGATTCTAATTCaacagatttttttgtgATACCTGCGTATCATGATCATACTCCAATATTCAGACCTGGTAATATATTTGATCCAAATGAATTTATCCCCATATGGGATGGTTTTTACAATGATGACGTAAAACAAACttttattgatgatgatgttttAGAGACTTTGAAAGAGAACGGTAACTGTGGATCCAGAAAAGTATTCGTATCTTGTAATCACCATATCCATCATAACTGTTTCAAGAGAtatgttcaaaaaaagagattttCGTCAAACGCATTTATATGTCCGTTATGTCAAACGTTTTCAAATTGTACATTACCTCTTTGCCAGACTTCAAAGGCAAATACCGGCTTGTCCTTAAACATGTTTCTAGAATCCGAGCTGTCCTTGGACGTACTTTCGAGGCTATTTAAACCTTTCGCGGAAGAGGATTATCGTACAATaaattcaatattttcattgatgATATCTCAATGCCAAGGTTTTGACAAAGCGGTAAGAAAACAGGCTAATTTTTCACACAAGGATGTTTCTTTAATATTAAGTGTCCATTGGGCAAATACTGTTTCAATGTTAGAAATTGCTTCTAGACTGGAAAAGCCACACAgcatttcatttttcagaaaCAGGGAACAGAAATATAAGacattaaaaaatattttagTTTGCATCATGCTATTCACTTTCGTCATAGGTAAGCCGAGTATGAATTTTGAACCGTATCCACAGGGATCTGATACTGTATCGAACCAAAATCAACTTTTCCAATATATTGTTCGAAATGCCTTATTTTCCCCTGTATCTTTCCGAGAAACTGTTACCAATGCATTAGCGATTTTTTGTAAACAGTTTCTAAATGACTTTTTTCAAGGTCTCTCTGATGCAGAAAAGGTTACTAAACTGTATCTTGATGCAACTACCATTGGTGATGTTCTTAAGGCAAACGAGCCAATGGTTTTTGTACTACGGAGCATAAATGATGTACGATTGGACGGATTGGACTcaaagaatattctttatgATTTAGCctattcatttttgttgaGAAGTCTTCTTCCTACGATAAGAAGGTGCTTGGTCTTCGTTAAAGTACTACACgaacttttgaaagattctGAAAATGAATCGATGATTATCAATGGCTTTGAAGTGGAGGAGAACCTGGAATGCGAAGATACCCCTGAGTTTGTAGATAAGGCACTGAAAATGATCActgaaaaagaatcattAGTTGATCTTTTGACAACCCAACATTCAGCTGAACCCTTGCATCcgtatttgaagaagataccATACGAATACTGTGGCATTATAAAACTAATAGACCTATCGAAATACCTAAACACATACGTTACTCAATCCAAGGAAATCAAATTGCGTGAAGAACGGTCGCAACATATGAAGAATGCAGATAACAGATtggatttcaaaatatgcTTGACGTGTGGTGTCAAGGTACATCTAAGAGCAGACCGTCATGAAATGAGTAAGCATTTGAATAAGAACTGTTTCAAGTCATTTGGTGCCTTTCTAATGCCAAATTCGAGCGAAGTATGTCTCCATTTGACTCAGCCTCCTTCCAACATTTTTATATCAGCTCCATACCTAAATTCGCACGGTGAAGTCGGTAGAAATGCCATGAGAAGGGGTGATTTAACTACCTTGAACTTGAAAAGATATGAACACTTGAATAGATTATGGatcaataatgaaattcCAGGGTACATTAGTAGAGTAATGGGCGATGAATTTCGAGTGACTATACTTTCTAATGGCTTCTTATTTGCGTTTAATAGAGAACCAAGACCAAGAAGAGTGCCTCCAACagatgaggatgatgaagatatggaGGAGGGAGAAGAAGGCTTTTTCACGGAGGAAAATGATGACATGGATGTAGACGATGAGGCTGGGCAAGCTGCCAACTTATTTGGGGTTGGTGCAGATGGTATTGCGGATGGTGGAGTACGTAactttttccaattcttcGAGAATTTTAGAAACACTCTTCAGCCCCAAGGAAATGGCGATGATGACGTACCTCAAAATCCGCCCCCAATATTGCAGTTTTTGGGGCCCCAATTCGACGGAGctactattattagaaataCGAATCCGAGAAATCTCGATGAGGATGACTctgatgataatgaagattCTGATGAACGCGAGATTTGGTAG
- the TYS1 gene encoding tyrosine--tRNA ligase TYS1 (similar to Saccharomyces cerevisiae TYS1 (YGR185C); ancestral locus Anc_5.192) — MSSTAIVDPEEAFALISKNLQEVLNPQIIKDVLEVQKRHLKLYWGTAPTGRPHCGYFVPMTKLADFLKAGCEVTVLLADLHAFLDNMKAPLEVVNYRAKYYELTIKAILRSINVPIEKLKFVVGSSYQLTPEYTMDIFRLSNIVSQNDAKRAGADVVKQVANPLLSGLIYPLMQALDEQFLDVDCQFGGVDQRKIFVLAEENLPSLGYKKRAHLMNPMVPGLAQGGKMSASDPNSKIDLLEEPKQVKKKINSAFCSPGNVEENGLLSFVQYVIAPIQELKFGANHFEFFIDRPEKFGGPMTYKSFEDMKLAFKEEKLSPPDLKIGVADAINELLEPIRQEFANNKEFQEASEKGYPIAAPQKTKKAKKPKNKGTKYPGATKTDEVASKLEETKL, encoded by the coding sequence ATGTCCTCTACTGCTATTGTTGATCCTGAAGAAGCATTTGCTCTCATTTCCAAGAATTTGCAAGAAGTCTTGAACCCACAAATCATCAAAGATGTGCTCGAAGTACAAAAGAGACATTTGAAATTGTACTGGGGTACTGCACCAACCGGAAGACCTCATTGCGGTTACTTTGTTCCCATGACCAAGCTTGCTGACTTCTTGAAAGCAGGTTGTGAAGTGACTGTTCTGTTAGCTGACTTACACGCCTTTTTAGATAACATGAAGGCTCCATTAGAAGTTGTGAACTACAGAGCCAAGTACTACGAATTGACCATTAAAGCCATTTTACGAAGCATCAACGTtccaattgaaaaactgAAATTTGTTGTTGGTTCTTCTTACCAGTTAACACCAGAATACACCATGGATATCTTTAGATTATCCAACATTGTTTCACAAAACGATGCTAAAAGGGCCGGCGCTGATGTCGTTAAGCAAGTTGCCAATCCATTATTGAGTGGGCTCATTTATCCCTTGATGCAAGCATTGGATGAACAATTCCTTGACGTTGACTGTCAATTTGGTGGTGTTGACcagagaaaaatttttgtattagcagaagaaaacttgCCCAGTTTGGGttacaaaaaaagagcCCACCTAATGAATCCTATGGTTCCAGGTTTAGCTCAAGGTGGTAAAATGTCTGCCTCTGATCCAAATTCCAAAATCGACCTTTTGGAAGAACCAAAAcaagtgaagaaaaagatcaaCAGCGCATTCTGTAGTCCTGGtaatgttgaagaaaatggttTGTTATCATTTGTGCAATATGTTATTGCACCAATCCAAGAATTGAAGTTTGGCGCAAATcactttgaatttttcattgatagACCAGAAAAGTTCGGCGGCCCAATGACTTATAAATCCTTCGAAGACATGAAATTGGctttcaaagaagaaaaattgtcCCCACCTGATTTAAAAATTGGTGTTGCTGACGCTATCAACGAGTTGTTGGAGCCAATCAGACAAGAATTCGccaataataaagaattcCAAGAGGCCTCTGAGAAAGGTTATCCCATTGCTGCACCACAAAAGACGAAGAAAGCgaaaaaaccaaagaatAAGGGTACCAAATACCCAGGCGCTACGAAGACTGACGAAGTTGCTTCAAAACTAGAGGAAACCAAATTGTAA